GATTCCCAAGGCCAGTGCATGGTCTTCATTGATGAGCGGATCGCCTAGTTCATCGTCCTTATAACAGATTTCATACACACTGTTTTTAAGGTGTGTTCCTTCTTCAATGCCCAAGCGTTTTGAAAATGATCCCGCCGCAACATTACGGACAATGACTTCCAAAGGAATGATGTCTACTTTCTTACAGAGTTGTTCACGTGCACTCAAGGTTTTGATGTGGTGTGTTTGAACCCCTTGTTTTTTCAAGTAGTCATAGATGAGGGTACTGATGGCATTGTTGAGCTCCCCTTTGTGATTGATTTGGGCCTTTTTGACACCGTTAAATGCCGTCGCATCATCTTTGTAATGCATGATAATCATGTCTGGATTATCGGTAGCATAGACTTGCTTTGCCTTTCCTTCGTAAAGTAGGGATCCTTTCATGCTTGTTCCTCCTTGAAATAATTCACGCCATTTCTAAAAATTGATTGTGCTTCAATGTCTTGATCCACAAAAGTATGTGTGGAAACACGCTCACTGTGGGCCATTTTCCCCAACACTAATCCACAGTGTGAGACCATCCCTTCAATCGCATACTGCGATCCATTTGGATTGTACGCTTCATCCATCCTAACCATTGCGTTTAAATCACAGTATTGGAAGGCCACTAAGCCTTGGTCAATACACGACTTGATAACTTCAGGATTTCCGGTAATCTTTCCTTCACCATGAGAAATCGGTAAGGTATGGATGGATCCAAGGCCGCAGTCTTTAAGCCATGGCGATTTATTGGACGAAACACATGTGTTTACCAGTTTTGAAACATGGTGCTGACAATCATTTCTAAAGAGTGTGATGCCATCTTCCTGTACATCCCTGATGTTTCCATACGGGATGAGCCCTGATTTAATGAGCGCTTGGAATCCATTACAAATGCCAATGATTAAACGTTTTTGATCAAGGTGTTGGGTAATAGCCTTCTTGATGCGTTCATTTTTTAAGACGTTCACAATAAACTTCGCACTGCCATCGGGTTCATCGCCACTGGAGAATCCACCCGGTATTGCGATAATATGAGAGCGTTTGATGGCTTGTTCTAAGGCTTCAATGGATTTTTGAATCGCGGTTTCACTCTGATTTCTGAAAATCACAAATTCAGTGGATGCACCCTGCTCATTAAACGCACGGGCCATATCGTATTCACAGTTG
This DNA window, taken from Erysipelothrix larvae, encodes the following:
- the purC gene encoding phosphoribosylaminoimidazolesuccinocarboxamide synthase, whose product is MKGSLLYEGKAKQVYATDNPDMIIMHYKDDATAFNGVKKAQINHKGELNNAISTLIYDYLKKQGVQTHHIKTLSAREQLCKKVDIIPLEVIVRNVAAGSFSKRLGIEEGTHLKNSVYEICYKDDELGDPLINEDHALALGICDIETLGYIKLQALSINRFLIKLFESCGIELVDFKLEFGNLSNGSLVLADEISPDSCRLWDLETQERLDKDRFRRDLGKVQEAYEEILKRLSEVSTSW